A genomic stretch from Setaria italica strain Yugu1 chromosome VII, Setaria_italica_v2.0, whole genome shotgun sequence includes:
- the LOC101779413 gene encoding U-box domain-containing protein 27, whose amino-acid sequence MVRKETAMRLPPQHQGLEVKIPSFFRCPISLDVMRSPVSLCTGVTYDRASIQRWLDSGNTTCPATMLPLPSTDLVPNLTLRSLIAHWAASAATCSPTAAASSARTSSPASLVRQVAASDAGADPSPALRELAAYLSDDDVDDFEKNALVGAGRAAETVASVLRRRGDEEVGVEGVEAATRVLAAIVASDGIDDANKKRVAAGLAADAAASAASLARVMRGGSGLEARVDAARLAEFLLANAADEAKAAAAAAESSELVAELVRLIGPVDEKGTLDGKAVDAGLSCLAAICGTRRSARAEMVRLGAVPAAVRALVATAEPGAAAKALRVLECAVGCAEGRAALCEGAEEAVPAVVGKMMKAGRDGAEAAVGVLWAVCHRYRDRRAADAAAAAEGGLTRLLLLVQSGCSPAARQMALELLKIYRVNAKSCLAGYDSKTTHIMPF is encoded by the coding sequence ATGGTCCGGAAGGAGACGGCCATGAGGCTGCCCCCGCAGCACCAGGGGCTGGAGGTCAAGATCCCCAGCTTCTTCCGCTGCCCCATCTCGCTCGACGTCATGCGCTCGCCCGTCAGCCTCTGCACCGGCGTCACCTACGACCGCGCCTCCATCCAGCGATGGCTCGACTCCGGCAACACCACCTGCCCGGCCACCATGCTCCCGCTCCCCTCCACCGACCTCGTCCCCAACCTCACCCTCCGCAGCCTCATCGCGCACtgggccgcctccgccgccacctgctcccccaccgccgccgcttcctcggcGCGGACTTCCTCCCCCGCCAGCCTCGTCCGCCAGGTGGCGGCCTCCGACGCCGGTGCCGACCCCTCCCCGGCCCTCCGCGAGCTGGCGGCCTACCTGTCCGACGACGATGTCGACGACTTCGAAAAGAACGCGCTCGtgggcgccggccgcgccgccgagaCGGTCGCGTCGGTACTCCGGAGGAGAGGCGATGAGGAGGTCGGCGTGGAGGGCGTGGAGGCGGCAACGAGGGTGCTCGCCGCGATCGTGGCGTCGGACGGCATCGACGACGCGAACAAGAAGCGGGTGGCGGCCGGTCTCGCCGCGGAcgcggccgcctcggccgcgTCGCTGGCCCGCGTGATgcgcggcgggagcggcctgGAGGCGAGGGTCGACGCGGCGAGGCTGGCGGAGTTCCTGCTCGCCAATGCCGCCGAcgaggcgaaggcggcggcggcggcggccgagtcGTCGGAGCTGGTTGCCGAGCTGGTCCGGCTGATCGGCCCCGTCGACGAGAAGGGCACCCTGGACGGGAAGGCCGTGGACGCCGGCCTCTCCTGCCTGGCCGCCATCTGCGGGACGCGCCGGTCGGCGCGCGCCGAGATGGTGCGCCTGGGCGCGGTGCCTGCCGCGGTGCGCGCGCTCGTGGCCACGGCGGAGCCCGGCGCAGCGGCGAAGGCGCTCCGGGTCCTCGAGTGCGCGGTGGGCTGCGCCGAGGGCCGCGCCGCGCTGTGCGagggcgcggaggaggccgTCCCGGCGGTGGTGGGCAAGATGATGAAGGCCGGGCGcgacggcgcggaggccgcggtGGGCGTGCTCTGGGCGGTCTGCCACCGGTAccgggaccggcgggcggcggacgcggcggcggcggccgagggcgGGCTGACGAGGCTGCTGCTGTTGGTGCAGAGCgggtgctcgccggcggcgcggcagatGGCGCTGGAGCTGCTCAAGATCTACAGGGTGAACGCCAAGAGTTGCCTCGCCGGGTACGACTCCAAGACCACCCACATCATGCCGTTCTGA
- the LOC101779800 gene encoding RING-H2 finger protein ATL73 codes for MEYPRRTLLHTPFSGHPSGSSQPLDGAAPTDGGAPGSNFDANVVMILAVLLCALICALGLNSIVRCALRCSSRTVVDPVPNPVTRLAQSGLKRKALRAMPILVYSAGLKLNAANPMCAICLSDFEAGEHVRVLSKCNHGFHVRCIDRWLLARSTCPTCRQSLFGAPQKASGCSEASRVEPAPSRSVLVPLRPEGLVTPYDF; via the coding sequence ATGGAGTACCCAAGGAGGACATTACTGCACACTCCATTCTCTGGGCATCCCTCTGGTTCGAGCCAGCCACTTGATGGAGCCGCGCCCACGGACGGTGGTGCTCCTGGAAGCAACTTCGACGCAAACGTCGTCATGATCCTGGCTGTTCTTCTCTGCGCACTGATCTGCGCGCTCGGGCTCAATTCAATAGTCCGGTGCGCGCTGCGGTGCTCGAGCCGGACGGTGGTTGATCCTGTGCCGAACCCAGTGACACGTTTGGCTCAGAGTGGGCTGAAGAGGAAGGCCCTACGAGCCATGCCGATCCTGGTCTACTCGGCTGGGCTGAAGCTCAATGCTGCCAACCCGATGTGCGCGATCTGCCTCTCCGACTTTGAGGCTGGAGAGCATGTCAGGGTCCTCTCCAAGTGCAACCATGGGTTCCATGTCAGGTGCATCGACCGATGGCTCTTGGCGCGGTCGACGTGCCCGACATGCCGGCAGTCCCTGTTTGGAGCTCCACAGAAGGCCTCTGGCTGCTCTGAGGCGAGCAGGGTCGAGCCTGCGCCTTCCCGCTCTGTCCTCGTGCCGCTCAGACCTGAAGGTTTGGTCACTCCTTATGATTTTTAG
- the LOC101758738 gene encoding extensin-like: MGGKAALLLALVAVSLAVEIQADAGYGYGGGYAPTPATPTPKPEKPPKPPKEHGPKPEKPPKGNKPPTFTPSPKPAPPTPKPTPPTYTPSPKPTPLTPKPTPPTYTPTPKPTPPTYTPSPKPTPPTYTPTPKPTPPTYTPSPKPPVTKPKA, encoded by the exons ATGGGTGGCAAGGCCGCTCTGCTGCTGGCCCTGGTGGCCGTGAGCCTGGCCGTGGAGATCCAGGCCGACGCCGGCTACGGCTACGGCGGCGGGTACGCGCCCACGCCGGCCACCCCGACGCCCAAGCCGGAGAAGCCACCCAAG CCGCCCAAGGAGCACGGGCCCAAGCCGGAGAAGCCGCCCAAGGGGAACAAGCCTCCCACCTTCACCCCGTCGCCgaagccggcgccgccgacgcccaaGCCGACTCCTCCGACGTACACACCGTCGCCGAAGCCGACGCCACTGACGCCGAAGCCTACTCCACCCACATACACGCCGACGCCGAAGCCCACGCCGCCGACGTACACTCCGTCGCCGAAGCCTACCCCACCGACGTACACTCCCACGCCAAAACCCACTCCTCCGACGTACACCCCGTCACCCAAGCCACCGGTGACCAAGCCGAAAGCCTGA
- the LOC101759142 gene encoding histone H3-like centromeric protein CSE4, with protein MARTKQTARKSTGGKAPRKQLATKAARKSAPATGGVKKPHRFRPGTVALREIRKYQKSTELLIRKLPFQRLVREIAQDFKTDLRFQSSAVAALQEAAEAYLVGLFEDTNLCAIHAKRVTIMPKDIQLARRIRGERASQPPRPAPMARTKQTARKSTGGKAPRKQLATKAARKSAPATGGVKKPHRFRPGTVALREIRKYQKSTELLIRKLPFQRLVREIAQDFKTDLRFQSSAVAALQEAAEAYLVGLFEDTNLCAIHAKRVTIMPKDIQLARRIRGERA; from the exons ATGGCCCGCACCAAGCAGACGGCCCGCAAGTCCACCGGCGGCAAGGCGCCGAGGAAGCAGCTGGCCACCAAGGCCGCCCGCAAGTcggcgccggccaccggcggcgTCAAGAAGCCCCACCGCTTCCGCCCCGGCACCGTCGCGCTCCGGGAGATACGCAAGTACCAGAAGAGCACGGAGCTGCTGATCCGCAAGCTCCCCTTCCAGCGCCTCGTCCGCGAGATCGCGCAGGACTTCAAGACGGACCTGCGGTTCCAGTCCTcggccgtggcggcgctgcAGGAGGCCGCGGAGGCGTACCTCGTGGGGCTGTTCGAGGACACCAACCTCTGCGCGATCCACGCCAAGCGCGTCACCATCATGCCCAAGGACATCCAGCTCGCCCGCCGCATCAGGGGCGAGAGGGCT TCCCAGCCTCCTCGCCCCGCTCCGATGGCCCGCACCAAGCAGACGGCGCGCAAGTCCACCGGCGGCAAGGCTCCCCGCAAGCAGCTGGCCACCAAGGCCGCCCGCAAGTCGGCCCCGGCGACCGGCGGCGTGAAGAAGCCCCACAGGTTCCGCCCCGGCACCGTCGCGCTCCGTGAGATCCGCAAGTACCAGAAGAGCACGGAGCTCCTGATCCGGAAGCTGCCGTTCCAGCGGCTGGTGCGCGAGATCGCGCAGGACTTCAAGACCGACCTCCGGTTCCAGtcctcggcggtggcggcgctgcaggAGGCCGCTGAGGCGTACCTGGTGGGTCTGTTCGAGGACACCAACCTGTGCGCCATCCACGCCAAGCGCGTCACCATCATGCCCAAGGACATCCAGCTCGCCCGCCGCATCAGGGGCGAGAGGGCCTGA